A single window of Gadus morhua chromosome 22, gadMor3.0, whole genome shotgun sequence DNA harbors:
- the nr1d2b gene encoding nuclear receptor subfamily 1 group D member 2b isoform X1: protein MEPCKAGGVIAFISSASSPESCHSDPPGRPSLSVPPRGAPPPAVGPPPPAAPQKSGRASNITPKGSITKLSGLVLLCKVCGDVASGFHYGVHACEGCKGFFRRSIQQNILYKKCLKDDGCPIMRINRNRCQQCRFKKCLLVGMSRDSVRFGRIPKREKQRMLLEMQSAMNNMMTNGDLHANQQLAIAAVAPPAPPADPVEPDPVPAVAMDTGPSSASDSGEEEVIGSVTRAHREDFMYNQEQGRGLSSGGTPPSPSDLQDGGVGVADGIKVSSYRTPGTEERQEAWTNLHNNLCTVAAQGPPTAGGSGPQGPEALSPGDRCPYRLPYISPGGQCPANHHGSFKGPPHHAVGGGNRMHLVCPMNLSPHVDPHKSGQGVWAEFSQSFTPAVREVVEFAKKIPGFRDLSQHDQVSLLKAGTFEVLVVRFASLFDVKDRTVTFLGGRKYGVEALRAMGAGDLLASMLDFSQKLSSLGLSEEEMSLFTAVVLVSADRSGIENVNSVEALQETLIRALRSLISKNHPPSDTAVFTKLLLKLPDLHTLNNMHSEQLLAFKVHS from the exons atggagccATGCAAAGCTG GGGGGGTGATCGCCTTCATCAGCTCGGCCTCCAGCCCAGAGTCCTGCCACAGCGACCCACCCGGCCGCCCGTCTCTGTCGGTGCCCCCCCGTggcgcccctccccctgccgtcGGACCGCCCCCACCGGCCGCACCCCAGAAATCTGGCCGCGCTTCCAACATCACTCCCAAAGGAAGCATCACAA AGCTCAGCGGGCTGGTGCTGCTGTGTAAGGTGTGCGGCGACGTGGCCTCAGGGTTCCACTACGGGGTCCATGCCTGCGAGGGTTGCAAG GGCTTCTTCCGCCGCAGCATCCAGCAGAACATCCTCTACAAGAAGTGCCTGAAGGATGATGGCTGCCCCATCATGCGCATTAACCGCAACCGCTGCCAGCAGTGCCGCTTCAAGAAGTGTCTGCTGGTCGGGATGTCCCGGGACT ctgTGCGTTTTGGTCGCATCCCGAAGCGTGAGAAGCAGCGCATGCTGCTGGAGATGCAGAGCGCCATGAACAACATGATGACCAACGGCGACCTCCACGCCAACCAGCAGCTCGCCATCGCGGCAgtagcccccccagccccccccgccGACCCCGTGGAGCCGGACCCGGTGCCGGCGGTCGCCATGGACACGGGCCCCAGCTCCGCCTCCGacagcggggaggaggaggtgatcgGCTCGGTGACGCGGGCCCACCGCGAGGACTTCATGTACAACCAGGAGCAGGGGCGCGGCCTCTCCTCCGGcgggacccccccctccccctcggaCCTCCAGGACGGCGGCGTGGGCGTCGCTGATGGCATCAAGGTGTCTTCCTATAGGACGCCGGGCACGGAGGAGCGGCAGGAGGCCTGGACCAACCTCCACAACAACCTGTGCACTGTCGCCGCCCAGGGCCCCCCGACCGCAGGCGGCTCTGGCCCTCAGGGGCCTGAGGCCCTCAGCCCGGGGGACCGCTGCCCCTACAGACTGCCTTACATCTCCCCCGGGGGCCAGTGCCCGGCCAACCACCACGGCTCCTTCAAgggccccccccaccacgccGTCGGCGGGGGCAACAGAATGCACCTG GTGTGTCCCATGAACCTGTCCCCCCACGTTGACCCCCACAAGTCGGGCCAGGGCGTGTGGGCCGAGTTCTCCCAGAGCTTCACCCCTGCGGTgcgggaggtggtggagtttgCCAAGAAGATCCCGGGCTTCAGGGACCTGTCGCAGCACGACCAGGTCAGCCTGCTGAAGGCTGGCACCTTCGAG GTGTTAGTGGTGCGCTTTGCGTCGCTGTTCGACGTTAAGGATCGCACCGTGACCTTCCTGGGCGGCAGGAAGTACGGCGTGGAGGCGCTGCGGGCCATGGGCGCCGGAGATCTGCTCGCCTCGATGTTGGACTTCAGCCAGAAGCTCAGCAGCCTGGGCCTgagcgaggaggagatgagCCTGTTCACGGCCGTGGTTCTGGTGTCCGCAG ACCGCTCGGGCATCGAGAACGTGAACTCGGTGGAGGCTCTGCAGGAGACTCTGATCCGGGCGCTGCGCAGCCTGATCTCCAAGAACCACCCGCCCAGCGACACGGCCGTGTTCACCAAGCTGCTGCTCAAGCTGCCCGACCTGCACACCCTCAACAACATGCACTCTGAGCAGCTGCTGGCCTTCAAGGTCCACTCCTGA
- the nr1d2b gene encoding nuclear receptor subfamily 1 group D member 2b isoform X2, translated as MEPCKAGGVIAFISSASSPESCHSDPPGRPSLSVPPRGAPPPAVGPPPPAAPQKSGRASNITPKGSITKLSGLVLLCKVCGDVASGFHYGVHACEGCKGFFRRSIQQNILYKKCLKDDGCPIMRINRNRCQQCRFKKCLLVGMSRDSVRFGRIPKREKQRMLLEMQSAMNNMMTNGDLHANQQLAIAAVAPPAPPADPVEPDPVPAVAMDTGPSSASDSGEEEVIGSVTRAHREDFMYNQEQGRGLSSGGTPPSPSDLQDGGVGVADGIKVSSYRTPGTEERQEAWTNLHNNLCTVAAQGPPTAGGSGPQGPEALSPGDRCPYRLPYISPGGQCPANHHGSFKGPPHHAVGGGNRMHLVCPMNLSPHVDPHKSGQGVWAEFSQSFTPAVREVVEFAKKIPGFRDLSQHDQVSLLKAGTFEEVRRGGAAGHGRRRSARLDVGLQPEAQQPGPERGGDEPVHGRGSGVRRPLGHRERELGGGSAGDSDPGAAQPDLQEPPAQRHGRVHQAAAQAARPAHPQQHAL; from the exons atggagccATGCAAAGCTG GGGGGGTGATCGCCTTCATCAGCTCGGCCTCCAGCCCAGAGTCCTGCCACAGCGACCCACCCGGCCGCCCGTCTCTGTCGGTGCCCCCCCGTggcgcccctccccctgccgtcGGACCGCCCCCACCGGCCGCACCCCAGAAATCTGGCCGCGCTTCCAACATCACTCCCAAAGGAAGCATCACAA AGCTCAGCGGGCTGGTGCTGCTGTGTAAGGTGTGCGGCGACGTGGCCTCAGGGTTCCACTACGGGGTCCATGCCTGCGAGGGTTGCAAG GGCTTCTTCCGCCGCAGCATCCAGCAGAACATCCTCTACAAGAAGTGCCTGAAGGATGATGGCTGCCCCATCATGCGCATTAACCGCAACCGCTGCCAGCAGTGCCGCTTCAAGAAGTGTCTGCTGGTCGGGATGTCCCGGGACT ctgTGCGTTTTGGTCGCATCCCGAAGCGTGAGAAGCAGCGCATGCTGCTGGAGATGCAGAGCGCCATGAACAACATGATGACCAACGGCGACCTCCACGCCAACCAGCAGCTCGCCATCGCGGCAgtagcccccccagccccccccgccGACCCCGTGGAGCCGGACCCGGTGCCGGCGGTCGCCATGGACACGGGCCCCAGCTCCGCCTCCGacagcggggaggaggaggtgatcgGCTCGGTGACGCGGGCCCACCGCGAGGACTTCATGTACAACCAGGAGCAGGGGCGCGGCCTCTCCTCCGGcgggacccccccctccccctcggaCCTCCAGGACGGCGGCGTGGGCGTCGCTGATGGCATCAAGGTGTCTTCCTATAGGACGCCGGGCACGGAGGAGCGGCAGGAGGCCTGGACCAACCTCCACAACAACCTGTGCACTGTCGCCGCCCAGGGCCCCCCGACCGCAGGCGGCTCTGGCCCTCAGGGGCCTGAGGCCCTCAGCCCGGGGGACCGCTGCCCCTACAGACTGCCTTACATCTCCCCCGGGGGCCAGTGCCCGGCCAACCACCACGGCTCCTTCAAgggccccccccaccacgccGTCGGCGGGGGCAACAGAATGCACCTG GTGTGTCCCATGAACCTGTCCCCCCACGTTGACCCCCACAAGTCGGGCCAGGGCGTGTGGGCCGAGTTCTCCCAGAGCTTCACCCCTGCGGTgcgggaggtggtggagtttgCCAAGAAGATCCCGGGCTTCAGGGACCTGTCGCAGCACGACCAGGTCAGCCTGCTGAAGGCTGGCACCTTCGAG GAAGTACGGCGTGGAGGCGCTGCGGGCCATGGGCGCCGGAGATCTGCTCGCCTCGATGTTGGACTTCAGCCAGAAGCTCAGCAGCCTGGGCCTgagcgaggaggagatgagCCTGTTCACGGCCGTGGTTCTGGTGTCCGCAG ACCGCTCGGGCATCGAGAACGTGAACTCGGTGGAGGCTCTGCAGGAGACTCTGATCCGGGCGCTGCGCAGCCTGATCTCCAAGAACCACCCGCCCAGCGACACGGCCGTGTTCACCAAGCTGCTGCTCAAGCTGCCCGACCTGCACACCCTCAACAACATGCACTCTGA
- the tmem42b gene encoding transmembrane protein 42: MFPGVIYALLAGFLGAVASSSAKLSLGADYLKGVCETGLRTWGEQRRFRQPDETTACDWLHIPLRLLCGGLLFTCNAVMWTFLAKALRSSSSCTQTTVTTTASNFISSAFLGQLIFGEAQITLWWVGISLTFSGLLVLQRAAPQQDRRPAAAHKDE; this comes from the exons ATGTTTCCCGGAGTGATCTATGCATTGCTGGCCGGCTTCTTGGGAGCCGTGGCATCGTCTTCGGCCAAGCTGTCCCTTGGAGCGGACTACCTGAAGGGGGTTTGTGAGACCGGGCTCCGGACCTGGGGAGAGCAGCGGCGCTTCAGACAGCCTGATGAGACCACCGCCTGTGACTGG CTCCACATCCCTCTGCGGCTGCTGTGCGGGGGGCTGCTGTTCACGTGTAACGCTGTGATGTGGACCTTCCTGGCCAAAGCCCTGcgctcgtcctcctcctgcacccagACCACTGtgaccaccaccgcctccaacTTCATCTCCTCC GCCTTCCTGGGCCAGCTGATCTTCGGCGAGGCCCAGATCACACTGTGGTGGGTGGGCATCTCCCTGACCTTCTCGGGCCTCCTGGTGCTGCAGCGAGCCGCTCCCCAGCAGGACCGCCGGCCCGCCGCGGCCCACAAGGACGAGTAG